The segment TGGAAGGAGAGAAGGAAGCATACAAAACAAACGATCCCGTCACCATTCATCTTTTACCAGTTTAAGAGCGATGGACTTCATTTATTTTTTTTATATTCTATTGTTTCTTGTTGCATTTCTTTATGCATCAGTCGGCCATGGTGGAGCCAGTGGTTACCTTGCATTGATGGCCATCTTCAGCATTGCGCCCGATGTAATGAAACCAACAGCGTTACTGTTGAATTTATTTGTATCGCTTACATCTTTCATACAGTTTTATCGTGGTGGTTATTTCCGGATGAAATTATTTCTGCCCTTTGCATTGGCTTCTGTGCCGTTTGCATTTTTAGGCGGATTGATTTCAATAGATGCTTCAGTATATAAACAGATTTTGGGTTGGCTGTTATTATTGCCGGTGATCCGTTTCATTTTCTTCAGTGATATACAGGTGAAAGAGCAACAGCATTATTCGTTACTGCTTGCAATCGGCATTGGAGCAGTTATTGGTTTCTTGTCAGGATTGATCGGTATTGGTGGTGGTATTATTTTGTCGCCAGTATTGTTACTGCTGCGTTGGGCCGACATGAAACAAACAGCCGCCATCAGCGCCTTGTTCATTTTTGTGAATTCGTTATCAGGCTTAGCAGGACAATTGACAAAAGGTATTCAGTTTACAACCGATATGTATCTCTATGTGATCATTGCGTTTGCAGGCGGGCTCGCAGGAGCATATATTGGTGCAGCTAGGTTAAAACAGGGCATGTTGAAGTATATGCTGGCTATAGTATTATTAATTGCTGCCGTAAAACTATTGGTAACCTGAGTTGGGTTATTTTTGCTCCTTAAT is part of the Lacibacter sediminis genome and harbors:
- a CDS encoding sulfite exporter TauE/SafE family protein → MDFIYFFYILLFLVAFLYASVGHGGASGYLALMAIFSIAPDVMKPTALLLNLFVSLTSFIQFYRGGYFRMKLFLPFALASVPFAFLGGLISIDASVYKQILGWLLLLPVIRFIFFSDIQVKEQQHYSLLLAIGIGAVIGFLSGLIGIGGGIILSPVLLLLRWADMKQTAAISALFIFVNSLSGLAGQLTKGIQFTTDMYLYVIIAFAGGLAGAYIGAARLKQGMLKYMLAIVLLIAAVKLLVT